One genomic segment of Elgaria multicarinata webbii isolate HBS135686 ecotype San Diego chromosome 9, rElgMul1.1.pri, whole genome shotgun sequence includes these proteins:
- the LRRC4 gene encoding leucine-rich repeat-containing protein 4 gives MRLLWQATVHHAWNAASLALVYLVAQTWLACAVAAVAGPQSCPSVCSCSNQFSKVVCTRRGLAEVPPGIPSNTRHLNLMENSIKRVQADTFRHLHHLEVLQLGRNAIRQIEVGAFNGLASLNTLELFDNWLTVVPSGAFEYLSRLRELWLRNNPIESISSYAFNRVPSLLRLDLGELKKLKYVSEGAFEGLHNLKYLNLGMCGIRDMPNLTPLVGLEELEMSGNNFPAIQPGSFRGLRSLKKLWVMSSQVSLIERNAFDDLTALVELNLAHNNLTSLPHDLFAPLRYLVELHLHHNPWSCDCDVLWLSWWLREYIPTNSTCCGRCHAPLHMRGKFLVEVDQAAFQCSAPFIMDAPRDLNISEGRVAELRCRTPPMSSVRWLLPNGTVLSHASHHPRISVLNDGTLNFSQVLLTDTGVYTCMVTNVAGNSNASAYLNVSTAELNTSNYSFFTTVTVETTETSPENIFPKFTKPVPTTSTGYQPAYTTTTTVLIQTTKTPRQDPASDNNDKMQTSLDEVMKTTKIIIGCFVAVTLLAAAMLIVFYKLRKRHQQRSTVAAARTVEIIQVDEDIPASAAAAAAATATSAVSGEGAVVLPAIHDHINYNTYKPSHGAHWTENCLGNSLHPTVTTIAEPYIIQTHPKEKVQETQI, from the coding sequence ATGAGGCTCTTGTGGCAGGCAACTGTGCACCACGCCTGGAACGCCGCCTCGCTCGCCCTGGTCTACCTCGTGGCGCAAACGTGGCTGGCGTGCGCAGTGGCGGCCGTGGCGGGGCCGCAGAGCTGCCCCTCCGTGTGCTCGTGCAGTAACCAGTTCAGCAAGGTGGTGTGCACGCGGCGCGGGCTGGCCGAGGTGCCCCCGGGCATCCCCTCCAACACGCGGCACCTGAACCTGATGGAGAACAGCATCAAGCGGGTGCAGGCGGACACCTTCCGCCACCTGCACCACCTGGAGGTGCTGCAGCTGGGGCGCAACGCCATCCGGCAGATCGAGGTGGGGGCCTTCAACGGCCTGGCCAGCCTCAACACGCTGGAGCTCTTCGACAACTGGCTAACGGTGGTGCCCAGCGGGGCCTTTGAGTACCTGTCCCGGCTAAGGGAGCTGTGGCTGCGGAACaaccccatcgagagcatctcgTCCTACGCCTTCAACCGCGTCCCCTCCCTGCTGCGCCTGGACCTGGGCGAGCTCAAGAAGCTGAAGTACGTCTCCGAGGGGGCCTTCGAGGGGCTGCACAACCTGAAGTACCTGAACCTGGGCATGTGCGGCATCCGGGACATGCCCAACCTCACGCCGCTGGTGGGGCTGGAGGAGCTGGAGATGTCGGGGAACAACTTCCCCGCCATCCAGCCGGGCTCCTTCCGCGGCCTGCGGTCGCTCAAGAAGCTGTGGGTCATGAGCTCCCAGGTCAGCCTGATCGAGAGGAACGCCTTCGACGACCTGACCGCCCTGGTGGAGCTCAACCTGGCCCACAACAACCTCACCTCGCTGCCCCACGACCTGTTTGCCCCGCTCAGGTACCTGGTGGAGCTGCACTTGCACCACAACCCCTGGAGCTGCGACTGCGACGTCCTGTGGCTCTCCTGGTGGCTGCGGGAGTACATCCCCACCAACTCCACCTGCTGCGGGCGCTGCCACGCTCCCCTGCACATGCGGGGCAAGTTCCTGGTGGAGGTGGACCAGGCCGCCTTCCAGTGCTCGGCGCCCTTCATCATGGACGCCCCCCGGGATCTCAACATCTCGGAAGGGAGGGTGGCCGAGCTCAGGTGCCGGACGCCGCCCATGTCCTCGGTGCGGTGGCTGCTGCCCAACGGGACCGTGCTGAGCCACGCGTCCCACCACCCGCGGATCTCCGTCCTCAACGACGGCACCTTGAACTTCTCCCAAGTGCTCCTCACGGACACGGGGGTGTACACGTGCATGGTCACTAACGTGGCGGGGAACTCCAACGCCTCGGCCTACCTCAACGTGAGCACGGCCGAACtcaacacttccaactacagctTCTTCACCACCGTCACCGTGGAGACCACGGAGACCTCGCCCGAAAACATCTTCCCGAAGTTCACCAAGCCGGTGCCCACGACGTCCACGGGGTACCAGCCGgcctacaccaccaccaccaccgtgctCATCCAGACCACCAAGACGCCCCGGCAAGACCCCGCCTCGGACAACAACGACAAGATGCAGACCAGCCTGGATGAGGTGATGAAGACCACCAAGATCATCATCGGCTGCTTTGTGGCCGTGACGTTGCTGGCGGCGGCCATGTTGATCGTCTTTTACAAACTTCGCAAGAGGCACCAGCAGCGGAGCACCGTGGCGGCCGCCAGGACTGTGGAGATCATCCAGGTGGATGAGGACATTCCGGCctcggcagcggcagcggcggccgcCACCGCCACGTCAGCTGTATCAGGTGAGGGGGCAGTTGTACTGCCAGCTATTCATGACCACATTAACTACAACACCTACAAACCGTCACACGGGGCCCACTGGACAGAAAACTGTTTGGGGAACTCACTGCACCCCACGGTTACTACTATTGCAGAACCTTATATAATTCAGACCCACCCCAAGGAGAAAGTGCAGGAAACTCAAATCtga